A genomic region of Xanthomonas campestris pv. phormiicola contains the following coding sequences:
- a CDS encoding 9-O-acetylesterase yields the protein MTPHRSAVRIARRLLLAALCVPAFAHADDALLLNALFQDHAVLQRDAPIRVWGQAAAGETVTVQLAQQRAQARADRQGRWQAQLAPLPAGGPYVLQASTAHGRVQRAADVLLGDVWLCSGQSNMELPVQRTLDTRSEIADAQQPAIRMFKVPAQSSPTPQAQFGGVAAWQPTTPETVGEFSAACYYFARELRKTVDVPMGLINASWGGSQMQAWIGDAALRKVDGNAPALDVLARYATDPQQAAPRWGTLWEAWWRAHGAGAPWQPDDAGGGWRAAPAALGAWDDWGVPQLVNFNGMVWYRSTVTLSAEQARQQATLALGPVDELDQTWVNGRAVGSSYGADQPRSYRLPRGVLHAGRNTVVVNVYNSYRRGGLLGDAQAQQLQLGDGSRVALAGWQYRIVPPQLGTPPRAPWSSAAGLTTLYNGMIAPLGHLGLRGVLWYQGESNTGAAAGYPALLDAWQRDWRQRFGAQLPLLLVQLANYGAPPTHPGDSGWAQLREAQRRFVAADPHAGLAVAIDIGDRYDIHPANKQELGRRLARAARHVVYGEALAASGPVAHALRRDGAALVVDFDDVDGALQAYGADAPIGFELCGAASGSCRYAQAELQDRSVRLPVPAGAAPTRVRYCWADSPVCTLFDRAGLPAGPFELSLPSAARAAAASSP from the coding sequence ATGACGCCGCACCGTTCCGCTGTTCGCATCGCCCGCCGCCTGCTGCTGGCGGCGCTGTGCGTGCCCGCGTTCGCGCATGCCGACGACGCACTGTTGTTGAATGCGTTGTTTCAGGACCACGCGGTGCTGCAGCGCGATGCGCCGATCCGCGTCTGGGGCCAGGCCGCGGCCGGCGAGACGGTGACCGTGCAGCTGGCGCAGCAGCGCGCGCAGGCGCGCGCCGACCGCCAGGGCCGCTGGCAGGCGCAGCTGGCGCCGTTGCCCGCCGGCGGGCCGTACGTCTTGCAGGCCAGCACCGCGCACGGCCGCGTGCAGCGCGCCGCCGACGTGCTGCTCGGCGACGTGTGGCTGTGCTCGGGCCAGTCGAACATGGAACTGCCGGTGCAGCGCACGCTGGATACGCGCAGCGAGATCGCCGATGCGCAGCAGCCGGCGATCCGCATGTTCAAGGTGCCGGCGCAGTCCAGCCCGACCCCGCAGGCGCAGTTCGGTGGCGTGGCCGCCTGGCAGCCGACCACGCCGGAGACGGTCGGCGAATTTTCCGCCGCCTGCTATTACTTCGCCCGCGAACTGCGCAAGACCGTGGACGTGCCGATGGGGCTGATCAACGCGTCCTGGGGCGGTTCGCAGATGCAGGCGTGGATCGGCGATGCGGCCCTGCGCAAGGTGGACGGCAACGCGCCGGCGCTGGACGTGCTGGCGCGCTACGCCACCGATCCGCAACAGGCGGCGCCACGCTGGGGCACGTTGTGGGAAGCGTGGTGGCGTGCGCATGGCGCCGGCGCGCCGTGGCAACCGGACGATGCCGGCGGCGGCTGGCGCGCCGCACCGGCGGCGCTGGGCGCCTGGGACGACTGGGGCGTGCCGCAGCTGGTCAATTTCAACGGCATGGTCTGGTACCGCAGCACGGTCACGCTGAGCGCCGAACAGGCCAGGCAGCAGGCGACGCTGGCGCTGGGGCCGGTGGACGAACTCGACCAGACCTGGGTCAACGGCCGGGCGGTGGGCAGCAGCTACGGCGCCGACCAGCCGCGCAGCTACCGCCTGCCGCGCGGCGTGCTGCATGCGGGCAGGAACACCGTGGTGGTCAACGTGTACAACAGCTACCGCCGCGGCGGCCTGCTCGGCGATGCGCAGGCGCAGCAGCTGCAACTGGGCGACGGCAGCCGGGTGGCGCTGGCCGGCTGGCAATACCGCATCGTGCCGCCGCAGCTGGGCACGCCGCCGCGCGCGCCGTGGTCCTCGGCCGCGGGCCTGACCACGCTGTACAACGGCATGATCGCGCCGCTCGGCCACCTCGGCCTGCGCGGGGTGCTGTGGTACCAGGGCGAATCCAACACCGGCGCTGCGGCCGGCTATCCGGCGTTGCTCGACGCCTGGCAGCGCGACTGGCGGCAGCGCTTCGGCGCGCAACTGCCACTGCTGCTGGTGCAGTTGGCCAACTACGGCGCGCCGCCCACCCACCCTGGCGACAGCGGCTGGGCGCAGCTGCGCGAGGCGCAACGGCGCTTCGTCGCCGCCGATCCGCATGCCGGCCTGGCGGTGGCGATCGACATCGGCGACCGCTACGACATCCATCCGGCCAACAAGCAGGAACTCGGCCGGCGCCTGGCGCGCGCGGCGCGGCACGTGGTCTATGGCGAGGCGTTGGCGGCGTCCGGGCCGGTGGCGCATGCGCTGCGTCGCGACGGCGCGGCGCTGGTGGTCGATTTCGACGACGTCGATGGCGCATTGCAGGCCTATGGCGCGGATGCACCGATCGGGTTCGAACTGTGCGGCGCGGCATCCGGCAGTTGCCGCTATGCGCAGGCCGAACTGCAGGACCGCAGCGTGCGCCTGCCGGTGCCTGCCGGCGCGGCGCCTACCCGCGTGCGCTACTGCTGGGCCGACAGCCCGGTGTGCACCCTGTTCGATCGCGCCGGGCTGCCGGCCGGTCCGTTCGAACTTTCCCTCCCGTCCGCGGCCCGTGCGGCTGCGGCTTCTTCCCCGTGA
- a CDS encoding alpha-glucuronidase — protein MSGGAWSRAPQCRHRLCAGWLRSACLWLAFLVPIAVAQAEDGYDLWLRYQPLAEAQAAPWRAAATQLVADADTPMQRAARDELRRGLGGLLGAEPPLAATADRAGAIVLGTPATPAIARLRLDTRGLGEEGYLIRSVVVDGRSVTAIVGGGERGALYAAFRFLRLLQTGQAPARLALRDAPRVKLRVLDHWDNLDGVVERGYAGASLWDWQKLPGYVDPRYTDYARANASIGINGAVLNNVNASAVSLTDAYLDKTAALAAALRPYGIRVYLSARFSAPIEIGGLASADPLDPAVQRWWRAKADAIYARIPDFGGFLVKANSEGQPGPQDYGRSHADGANMLADALAPHGGVVMWRAFVYSHAQPDDRAKQAYSEFVPLDGKFRDNVVVQVKNGAIDFQPREPFHPLFGAMPKTPLMLEFQITKEYLGFATHLVYLGTLYQETLQADTRRGKRATVARVVEGGVDGHALSGIAGVANIGADRNWCGSIFDQANWYAFGRLAWDPQGDARAIAEDWVRMTFGHDPALVTPVVGMMMASHQAAVDYMTPLGLHHLMGRGHHYGPAPWDAGSARPDWDPVYYHRADRNGIGFDRSATGSDAVAQYAPPLARRFGDVRTVPERYLLWFHHVPWDHRMASGQPLWNALLGRYDRGVAEVARMRATWAGLAPYVDAQRYRQVADFLAIQQREAQWWRDASIAYWQQVSGRALPPGTAPPPHPLAYYQSLSFPYAPGNPQ, from the coding sequence ATGAGCGGCGGCGCATGGTCGCGCGCGCCACAGTGCCGGCACCGCCTGTGCGCCGGCTGGCTGCGCAGCGCCTGCCTGTGGCTGGCGTTTTTAGTGCCGATCGCCGTGGCGCAGGCCGAGGATGGCTACGACCTGTGGTTGCGCTACCAGCCGCTGGCCGAGGCGCAGGCCGCGCCGTGGCGCGCGGCCGCCACGCAACTGGTGGCGGATGCCGACACGCCGATGCAGCGGGCCGCGCGCGACGAGCTGCGCCGCGGCCTGGGCGGCCTGCTCGGCGCCGAACCGCCGCTGGCGGCAACGGCGGACCGCGCCGGCGCGATCGTGCTCGGCACCCCGGCCACGCCGGCGATCGCGCGGCTGCGGCTGGACACGCGCGGCCTGGGCGAAGAGGGCTATTTGATCCGCAGCGTGGTGGTCGATGGCCGTTCGGTCACCGCCATCGTCGGCGGTGGCGAGCGCGGCGCGCTGTATGCGGCGTTCCGCTTCCTGCGCCTGCTGCAGACCGGGCAGGCGCCGGCGCGGCTGGCGCTGCGCGATGCGCCGCGGGTGAAGCTGCGCGTGCTCGATCACTGGGACAACCTGGACGGCGTGGTCGAACGCGGCTACGCCGGCGCCTCGCTCTGGGACTGGCAGAAGCTGCCCGGCTACGTGGACCCGCGCTACACCGACTACGCGCGCGCCAACGCCTCGATCGGCATCAACGGCGCGGTGCTGAACAACGTCAACGCCAGCGCAGTGAGCCTGACCGACGCCTACCTGGACAAGACCGCGGCACTGGCCGCGGCGCTGCGCCCGTACGGCATCCGCGTGTACCTGAGCGCGCGCTTCAGCGCCCCGATCGAGATCGGCGGGCTGGCCAGCGCCGACCCGCTGGACCCGGCGGTGCAGCGCTGGTGGCGGGCCAAGGCCGACGCGATCTACGCGCGCATTCCCGATTTCGGCGGCTTCCTGGTCAAGGCCAATTCCGAAGGCCAGCCCGGTCCGCAGGACTACGGGCGCAGCCATGCCGACGGCGCCAACATGCTCGCCGACGCGCTGGCGCCGCACGGCGGGGTGGTGATGTGGCGGGCCTTCGTCTATTCGCACGCGCAGCCGGATGACCGCGCCAAGCAGGCGTACAGCGAGTTCGTGCCGCTGGACGGCAAGTTCCGCGACAACGTGGTGGTGCAGGTCAAGAACGGCGCCATCGACTTCCAGCCGCGCGAGCCGTTCCATCCGCTGTTCGGGGCGATGCCGAAGACGCCGCTGATGCTGGAATTCCAGATCACCAAGGAGTACCTGGGCTTCGCCACGCACCTGGTCTACCTGGGCACCCTGTACCAGGAAACCCTGCAGGCGGACACGCGGCGCGGCAAGCGCGCGACGGTGGCGCGGGTGGTGGAGGGCGGCGTGGACGGGCATGCGCTCAGCGGCATCGCCGGGGTCGCCAACATCGGTGCGGACCGCAACTGGTGCGGCTCGATCTTCGACCAGGCCAACTGGTACGCGTTCGGGCGGCTGGCCTGGGATCCGCAGGGCGATGCGCGGGCCATTGCCGAGGATTGGGTCCGGATGACCTTCGGCCACGATCCGGCGCTGGTCACACCGGTGGTCGGCATGATGATGGCCTCGCACCAGGCGGCGGTCGACTACATGACCCCGCTCGGCCTGCATCACCTGATGGGCCGCGGCCATCACTACGGCCCGGCGCCGTGGGACGCGGGCAGCGCGCGGCCGGACTGGGACCCGGTGTATTACCACCGCGCCGACCGCAACGGCATCGGCTTCGACCGCAGCGCGACCGGCAGCGACGCGGTGGCGCAGTACGCGCCGCCGCTGGCGCGCCGTTTCGGCGACGTGCGCACGGTGCCGGAGCGGTATCTGCTGTGGTTCCACCACGTGCCGTGGGACCATCGCATGGCCTCGGGCCAGCCGCTGTGGAATGCGCTGCTCGGCCGCTACGACCGCGGCGTGGCCGAGGTGGCGCGGATGCGCGCGACCTGGGCCGGGCTGGCGCCGTATGTGGATGCGCAACGTTATCGCCAGGTCGCCGATTTCCTGGCGATCCAGCAGCGCGAGGCGCAGTGGTGGCGCGATGCCAGCATCGCCTACTGGCAACAGGTGTCCGGACGCGCGCTGCCGCCGGGCACCGCGCCGCCGCCGCATCCGCTGGCGTATTACCAATCGCTGTCGTTTCCGTACGCACCGGGGAATCCGCAATGA
- a CDS encoding LacI family DNA-binding transcriptional regulator, translating to MSPVAIHARTPAKRPILEKVRKSVRRKSLAVTIDEVAALAKVSPMTVSRVINGQGNVRDSTREQVMRAVDTLGYTPNLAASALAAAQSTRVALIYSNPSGAYLGELLVSVLRAASRTSLQVVVDYWDDLGAEAERKAARKLAKSGVAGVILPPPLCESDAAIRELVRAKVPVVAIASDRFSEQVACVRIDEFNASKDITAYLIAQGHTRIGYIAGRSNLSASARRFEGFQAALAEAGLRLDRHLLQPGDYTYRSGLDAAEKLLSRRQPPSAIIASNDDMAAAAISVAHRRGLDVPRDLSVVGFDDTSAATTVWPELTTIRQPIAAMADAAIDILLRSIRSKERAARTKIDHVLAHQLVKRDSVAAPAAARAGRR from the coding sequence ATGTCCCCGGTCGCGATCCACGCCCGCACGCCAGCGAAGAGGCCCATTTTGGAGAAGGTCAGGAAATCGGTCCGCCGCAAGAGCCTCGCCGTGACCATCGACGAGGTGGCCGCACTGGCCAAGGTCTCGCCGATGACCGTGTCGCGGGTGATCAACGGCCAGGGCAACGTGCGCGACAGCACCCGCGAGCAGGTCATGCGCGCGGTCGACACGCTCGGCTACACGCCGAACCTGGCGGCCAGTGCGCTGGCCGCCGCCCAGAGCACCCGGGTCGCGCTGATCTACAGCAATCCCAGCGGCGCCTACCTGGGCGAGCTGCTGGTCAGCGTGCTGCGCGCCGCGTCGCGCACCTCGCTGCAGGTGGTGGTGGACTACTGGGACGACCTCGGCGCCGAGGCCGAACGCAAGGCCGCGCGCAAGCTGGCCAAGAGCGGCGTGGCCGGGGTGATCCTGCCGCCGCCGCTGTGCGAATCGGATGCGGCGATCCGCGAACTGGTGCGCGCCAAGGTACCGGTGGTGGCGATCGCCTCCGACCGCTTCAGCGAGCAGGTCGCCTGCGTGCGCATCGACGAGTTCAACGCCAGCAAGGACATCACCGCCTACCTGATCGCGCAGGGCCACACCCGCATCGGCTACATCGCCGGCCGCTCCAACCTGTCGGCCAGCGCGCGCCGCTTCGAAGGCTTCCAGGCGGCGCTGGCCGAGGCCGGACTGCGCCTGGACCGGCACCTGCTGCAGCCGGGCGACTACACCTACCGCTCCGGCCTGGATGCCGCGGAAAAACTGCTGTCGCGCCGCCAGCCGCCCAGCGCGATCATCGCCAGCAACGACGACATGGCCGCCGCGGCGATCTCGGTGGCGCACCGGCGCGGCCTGGACGTGCCGCGCGACCTGTCCGTGGTCGGCTTCGACGACACCTCCGCCGCGACCACCGTGTGGCCGGAACTGACCACCATCCGCCAGCCGATCGCGGCGATGGCCGATGCGGCGATCGACATCCTGCTGCGCAGCATCCGCAGCAAGGAACGCGCGGCCCGGACGAAGATCGATCATGTGCTCGCTCATCAGCTGGTCAAGCGCGATTCGGTGGCCGCACCGGCCGCCGCGCGCGCCGGGCGGCGCTGA
- the xylA gene encoding xylose isomerase, whose product MSNSVYIGAKEYFPGIGRIAFEGTASDNPLAFKVYDANKRIGDKTMAEHLRFAVAYWHSFCGNGADPFGPGTRAYPWDAGSDALGRAEAKADAAFEFFTKLGVPYYCFHDIDLAPDADEVGQYQKNLKHMVGIARQRQADTGIKLLWGTANLFSHPRYMNGAATNPDFDVVARAAVQVKAALDATVELGGENYVFWGGREGYASLHNTQMKREQDNMARFLTIARDYGRSIGFKGNFLIEPKPMEPMKHQYDFDSATVIGFLRQHGLDNDFKLNIEANHATLSGHSFEHDLQVASDAGLLGSIDANRGNPQNGWDTDQFPTDLYDTVGAMLVVLRQGGLAPGGLNFDAKVRRESSAPQDLFLAHIGGMDAFARGLEVAHALLTASPLEQWRAERYSSFDSGAGAAFAAGRSTLAELAAHAAKAGAPKQVSGRQEAYENLINQYLIR is encoded by the coding sequence ATGAGCAACTCCGTCTACATCGGCGCCAAGGAATACTTCCCGGGCATCGGCCGCATCGCGTTCGAAGGCACGGCCTCGGACAATCCGCTCGCGTTCAAGGTCTACGACGCGAACAAGCGCATCGGCGACAAGACCATGGCCGAGCACCTGCGCTTCGCGGTGGCGTACTGGCACAGCTTCTGCGGCAACGGCGCCGATCCGTTCGGCCCGGGCACGCGCGCCTATCCGTGGGACGCCGGCAGCGACGCGCTCGGCCGTGCCGAGGCCAAGGCCGATGCGGCGTTCGAGTTCTTCACCAAGCTCGGCGTGCCGTACTACTGCTTCCACGATATCGACCTGGCGCCGGACGCGGACGAGGTCGGCCAGTACCAGAAGAACCTCAAGCACATGGTCGGCATCGCCAGGCAGCGCCAGGCCGACACCGGCATCAAGCTGCTGTGGGGCACCGCCAACCTGTTCTCGCATCCGCGCTACATGAACGGCGCGGCGACCAATCCGGACTTCGACGTGGTCGCGCGCGCGGCGGTGCAGGTCAAGGCCGCGCTCGACGCCACGGTCGAGCTGGGCGGCGAGAACTACGTGTTCTGGGGCGGCCGCGAAGGCTATGCCAGCCTGCACAACACGCAGATGAAGCGCGAGCAGGACAACATGGCGCGCTTCCTCACCATCGCCCGCGACTACGGCCGCAGCATCGGCTTCAAAGGCAATTTCCTGATCGAGCCCAAGCCGATGGAGCCGATGAAGCACCAGTACGACTTCGACAGCGCCACGGTGATCGGCTTCCTGCGCCAGCACGGCCTGGACAACGATTTCAAGCTCAACATCGAGGCCAACCACGCCACCCTGTCGGGCCACAGCTTCGAGCACGATCTGCAGGTGGCCAGCGACGCGGGTCTGCTCGGCAGCATCGACGCCAACCGCGGCAATCCGCAGAACGGCTGGGACACCGACCAGTTCCCGACCGACCTGTACGACACGGTCGGGGCGATGCTGGTGGTGCTGCGGCAGGGCGGGCTGGCGCCGGGCGGGCTGAACTTCGACGCCAAGGTGCGGCGCGAGTCGTCCGCTCCGCAGGACCTGTTCCTGGCCCACATCGGCGGCATGGACGCGTTCGCGCGCGGGCTGGAAGTGGCGCATGCGCTGCTGACGGCCTCGCCGCTGGAGCAGTGGCGCGCCGAGCGCTACAGCAGCTTCGACAGCGGCGCCGGTGCGGCGTTCGCGGCCGGCCGCAGCACGCTGGCGGAGCTGGCCGCGCATGCGGCCAAGGCCGGCGCGCCCAAGCAGGTCAGCGGCCGCCAGGAAGCCTACGAGAACCTGATCAACCAGTACCTGATCCGCTGA
- the ttcA gene encoding tRNA 2-thiocytidine(32) synthetase TtcA → MTPAPLPLPQLLADPAPRDRRTPSALGKRLCRQVGQAIADFGMIEAGDKVMVCLSGGKDSYTLLDILLQLQRKAPVPFELVAVNLDQKQPGFPAQVLPDYLRGLGVAWHVIEQDTYSVVSRVVPEGKTLCSLCSRLRRGALYRYAAENGISKIALGHHRDDLVATFFMNLFFHARLAAMAPKLRSDDGRHVVIRPLAYVREADIAEYAQARGFPLIPCTLCGSQETLQRRQVGLMLQQWDREHPGRIEQIARAMGNVQPSQLADPALFDFRALGAADAPPAMAWPSGEEHG, encoded by the coding sequence ATGACACCCGCGCCCTTGCCCCTGCCGCAACTCCTCGCCGATCCCGCCCCGCGCGACCGGCGCACGCCCTCGGCGCTGGGCAAGCGCCTGTGCCGACAGGTCGGCCAGGCGATCGCCGATTTCGGCATGATCGAAGCCGGCGACAAGGTCATGGTGTGCCTGTCCGGCGGCAAGGACAGCTACACCCTGCTGGACATCCTGTTGCAGCTGCAGCGCAAGGCGCCGGTGCCGTTCGAGCTGGTGGCGGTGAACCTGGACCAGAAGCAGCCCGGCTTCCCCGCGCAGGTGTTGCCCGACTACCTGCGCGGCCTCGGCGTGGCCTGGCACGTGATCGAACAGGACACCTATTCGGTGGTCAGCCGCGTGGTGCCCGAGGGCAAGACCCTGTGCTCGCTGTGCTCGCGGCTGCGCCGCGGCGCGCTGTACCGCTACGCCGCCGAAAACGGCATCAGCAAGATCGCCCTGGGCCACCACCGCGACGACCTCGTCGCCACCTTCTTCATGAACCTGTTCTTCCACGCCCGGCTCGCGGCGATGGCGCCGAAGCTGCGCAGCGACGACGGCCGCCACGTGGTGATCCGGCCGCTGGCCTACGTGCGCGAGGCCGACATCGCCGAGTACGCGCAGGCGCGCGGCTTCCCGCTGATCCCGTGCACGCTGTGCGGCAGCCAGGAGACCCTGCAGCGGCGCCAGGTCGGGCTGATGCTGCAGCAGTGGGACCGCGAGCATCCGGGCCGCATCGAGCAGATCGCGCGCGCCATGGGCAACGTGCAGCCGTCGCAGCTGGCCGACCCGGCGCTGTTCGATTTTCGCGCGCTCGGCGCTGCCGATGCCCCGCCAGCCATGGCCTGGCCCAGCGGCGAAGAGCACGGGTGA
- a CDS encoding recombination-associated protein RdgC, which yields MFFRNLTLFRFPTTLDFSEIDKLLPEVQLKPVGPLEMSSRGFISPFGRDEREVLSHRIAEFLWLTVGGEDKILPGSVVNDLLERKVAEIEEKEGRRPGGKARKRLKDDLIHELLPRAFVKTSRTDAMLDLQHGYVAVDTSSRKSGENVMSEIRGVLGSFPALPLNAEVAPRSILTGWIAGEPLPEGLSLGEECEMKDPIEGGAVVKCQHQELRCDEIDKHLEAGKQVTKLALILDDHVSFVLGDDLVIRKLKFLDGALDQLENADQDGVRAELDARFALMSAEVRRLFLLLEEALKLSKAET from the coding sequence ATGTTCTTTCGCAACCTGACCCTGTTCCGCTTCCCCACCACGCTCGATTTCTCCGAGATCGACAAGCTCCTGCCGGAGGTCCAGCTCAAGCCGGTCGGCCCGCTGGAAATGAGCTCGCGCGGCTTCATCTCCCCGTTCGGCCGCGACGAACGCGAAGTGCTGTCGCACCGCATCGCCGAATTCCTGTGGCTGACCGTCGGCGGCGAGGACAAGATCCTGCCCGGCTCGGTGGTCAACGACCTGCTCGAGCGCAAGGTCGCCGAGATCGAGGAGAAGGAAGGGCGCCGGCCCGGCGGCAAGGCGCGCAAGCGGCTCAAGGACGACCTGATCCACGAACTGCTGCCGCGCGCCTTCGTCAAGACCTCGCGCACCGACGCGATGCTCGACCTGCAGCACGGCTACGTCGCGGTGGACACCTCCAGCCGCAAGAGCGGCGAGAACGTGATGTCCGAGATCCGCGGCGTGCTGGGCAGCTTCCCGGCGCTGCCGCTGAACGCGGAAGTGGCGCCGCGCTCGATCCTGACCGGCTGGATCGCCGGCGAACCCTTGCCCGAAGGCCTGAGCCTGGGCGAGGAGTGCGAGATGAAGGATCCGATCGAAGGCGGCGCGGTGGTCAAGTGCCAGCATCAGGAACTGCGCTGCGACGAGATCGACAAGCACCTGGAAGCCGGCAAGCAGGTCACCAAGCTGGCGCTGATCCTGGACGACCACGTCTCCTTCGTGCTCGGCGACGACCTGGTGATCCGCAAGCTGAAGTTCCTCGACGGCGCCCTGGACCAGCTGGAGAACGCCGACCAGGACGGCGTGCGCGCCGAACTGGACGCCCGCTTCGCGCTGATGAGCGCCGAGGTGCGACGCCTGTTCCTGCTGCTGGAAGAAGCGCTGAAGCTGAGCAAGGCGGAGACCTGA
- a CDS encoding M48 family metallopeptidase, giving the protein MPDFLRRLIAPPAAAVERDLVRLRLDEREIDVLRVRDPRARRIKLSVDERGARLTLPLRASLVSGERFLLEHRHWLGEQLARYQEDDNEPGLQRGVPGWLPLRGERLPLRWSEGRYARLQVDADGAQLQLPARAGDAAIARALREFYEAQARADVGRWLPKYLPSLPRAPARVRLKVMSSQWGSLAPDGSMALDLALVLGQPSAFEYVLVHELCHLIQANHSPAFWREVEARYPAWRAERDYFHAHGRRLKAQLRRLLS; this is encoded by the coding sequence ATGCCCGATTTCCTCCGTCGCCTGATCGCGCCGCCCGCCGCGGCCGTCGAACGCGACCTCGTCCGCCTGCGGTTGGACGAGCGCGAGATCGACGTGCTGCGCGTGCGCGACCCGCGCGCGCGGCGGATCAAGCTCAGCGTCGACGAGCGCGGCGCGCGCCTGACCCTGCCGCTGCGCGCCAGCCTGGTGTCCGGCGAGCGTTTCCTGCTCGAACACCGGCACTGGCTCGGCGAGCAGCTGGCGCGCTATCAGGAAGACGACAACGAACCCGGCCTGCAGCGCGGCGTGCCCGGCTGGCTGCCGCTGCGCGGCGAACGCCTGCCGCTGCGCTGGAGCGAGGGCCGCTACGCGCGGCTGCAGGTCGATGCCGACGGGGCGCAGCTGCAGTTGCCGGCGCGCGCCGGCGATGCGGCGATCGCGCGCGCGCTGCGCGAGTTCTACGAGGCGCAGGCGCGCGCCGATGTCGGTCGCTGGTTGCCCAAGTACCTGCCCTCGCTGCCGCGCGCGCCGGCGCGGGTGCGGCTGAAGGTGATGTCCTCGCAATGGGGCTCGCTGGCGCCGGACGGCTCGATGGCGCTGGATCTGGCGTTGGTGCTGGGACAGCCCTCGGCGTTCGAATACGTGCTGGTCCACGAGCTGTGCCACCTGATCCAGGCCAACCACTCGCCCGCGTTCTGGCGCGAGGTGGAAGCACGGTACCCGGCCTGGCGTGCCGAGCGCGACTATTTCCACGCGCATGGGCGGCGCCTGAAGGCGCAGTTGCGGCGGCTGTTGAGCTGA